Genomic segment of Schistocerca piceifrons isolate TAMUIC-IGC-003096 chromosome 1, iqSchPice1.1, whole genome shotgun sequence:
CAAGACTGCCATAAACGCCTCACTGACGCAACTGACCTTCATGTCGTTATCTCTCTTTACTTGTACGAACTTTGAATTTATGGGAAATTGATCACTGGAACAACTGCAAGTGCTAAGAGCTTTGGCGAACTGTCGTAGTATTGTTTTGTTGTGAATTTACGCTTAGTACTGCGGAAAAGTTGTGGTTTTGTGAATTGTATTGACGTGTGGTGCTGGACTGCAGACACAATGTCTCTTGAAACAATTCCAAAAGATCTGAGAAATCTTAGAGCGTGTCTAGTGTGCTCGCTCATAAAGGTCAGTTCAGTATTGGTTGATATTTAATTCACAGTTTATTTCTGTATTTACAGTTGTAAGTAGTCCTACGATGTGGGTAACTGGCAAGAGATTTCTCATTTTCAGACATTAGATCAGTTTGAATTCGACGGCTGTGACAATTGCGATGAATTTCTGCGTATGAAAAACAACAGAGATAATGTATACGATTGTACGAGTGCCAATTTTGATGGGTAAtctttttaatatattattttgtaccTCTTGTATAATAAGTCACGCATTTCTTTTATATATCTGTGCCACTGTTCTTGAAATGAGCCACTGAGGACCGCAAGGGCCTAAAGCTCACCAGAAGCGGGCCCATATTGAAGCGAGACCCAGCGaaacttttgaaacattttctcgtAACAGCACAGCCTGCTCCACTGAAAGATGTACAGCTGTCAGGCACATACATATATGCCACAACTAACTGATTGATTGATATTTATTTGACCCAATTTGATTACATTTCGTACAAAGTGTGTACTTATAAGACAAGTCGGCCTTATACCTATTTTCTTACAATATGTAAcctatttattataatttaatacatCAAAGTGGCAATATTTATAATAACATTGCATACATTTTTTACCCATTTTTTAGGTTCTGAAAATTGTTATTTTGATATAATATGTTCATTTAGTTACAGCACCTCTATAACAGTAACAGTAGTTTTCGTTATTCATTGATACATATACTCTTCTACACTATGAAATTTCTTTTCCATTAAATAATCCTTTGAAAGTTTTTGGAATGTCTTTTCGTTTTCCTGCAAACCCTTTGGAAGACATTTTACCAGTTTGACACCCTAGTATCGAGGACCTTTTTCAGCAACCCTCGGTTGGCGTTTTATACTTCTCAGCtggacattattttcttgtttcatatGTATGAACGTCTGCATTTCTTTCTAATACTGCAAGTCCTTATATTAATGatattattgttttgtaaattataGAGGTGGAAATGTCAGTATTTTTAGACTGCATGAGTCTTTTTGTATTTTTGCTGCTGGAATTTCCCCAAACAGTAATTCCATATTGTAGGTGTGGCTCAAATAGAGCATGGTACACTATACATAAAAGCTCCTTGTCAGCATAATGTAGCTAATATTATCCATATGTTGACTCCACTGGAGCTTATTGTCAACTGTAATCCCCAAAAATTTAATAGTGTTGACTTCTTACAGTCTTGTTTCACCTATGAATATGTCTATGTGTTCTtccttttctctatttgtgaacaCCATGAACATTGTCTTTTTTTTAGATTTAAAATTaggtcattttgtatatagctgtATTACAATGATTCCTCGTTCCTTTCACTACTAATTCCATTTCTGTGTGTACAATACTTACTTTTACTGGGACGTGTGATGTAACACAGTTATCGAAACATTCAGCATTGTCTCTGTTTTGTTGTTCCTTTTGTAAATTTGGTCTACATTTTCGGTCATCTGAATGAATTGACAGATGGTTTGTCGCATTCATATAGTTTCCTTGTTTTTGTAGAGCTTCAAACTATCAGTAAGATGTGCAATTAGAGCATCGACTTGCAAAATTTCAGCTTTGTCTATTATTTTAGTTTCGAGCCGTTGATTTCGTTCTGTGCCTTGCGCTGATCAGTTTACATACCGTGCATCATGATGATAGTTGTTTGTTTTTCTCCAGCATgcttcacaaaaaaaatttttattggaGTGAGCATACCTGGAATACAGGTACcgtattcattcatttcatttgtgCACTTTAAACATACAGTTCAGAGTTGTACTAAACACTTATTTGAAAGATTTTCACTAGTACATACACTGATTTATAGTTACGCTGTGTCCACACTTTATACAAATTTCACTAGCTTGATATTGTAACAAACTCTCTCGTAACAGCAAAAATTACACCTGTAGCCTTGATTCTTCTCTCATTTATTTTCGCAAATTTGATTATATTCATAGGATTATTTCACTAAGCACGTGCTATCTTGGTTTGTTACACTATGTTTAACTGTTCTACAACCGCCTTTCCTCTAT
This window contains:
- the LOC124710126 gene encoding transcription elongation factor SPT4-A isoform X1; translated protein: MSLETIPKDLRNLRACLVCSLIKTLDQFEFDGCDNCDEFLRMKNNRDNVYDCTSANFDGMIAAMSPEDSWVCKWQRINRFTKGVYAISVSGRLPAGIVREMKSRGITYRSRDTSQR
- the LOC124710126 gene encoding transcription elongation factor SPT4-A isoform X2, which produces MSLETIPKDLRNLRACLVCSLIKTLDQFEFDGCDNCDEFLRMKNNRDNVYDCTSANFDGMIAAMSPEDSWVCKWQRISSLKEYMRYQCLVACQLVL